The following DNA comes from Methanosarcina vacuolata Z-761.
CAAAAATTCTGTTTAGCAAAGGTATGGTTCTGAAAAGCCTTTTCAGATATGATGAAGCTCTTGATGCTCTTAATAAGTCTCTTCAGATCAATCCTACGGATGCGAAGACCTGGTGCTCTAAAGGTGAACTGCTTGTAGGTCTTATGCAGTATAAAGAAGCTATGGATGCATACTACCAGGCTACATATCTCGCTCCTGAAGACCCTGAAGTCTGGTACAGGCGGGGAATGGCTCTGAGGGAAATGAAGGCATACGAAGAAGCTATGGATGATTTTGAGAAGGCTATCTGCCTCTATGAGAAAAATTATAATTTGGGTTCCATGAGCGCAAGTGAGTGGTGCAAGAAGGGTATGGGGCTCTGCAAGATAAAAAGTTATGAAGAAGCCATCAGCGCTTTTAACAGGGCTCTTGAGTTAAACCCTGCGAATGGGAAGGCCCTTTATAATAAAGGTGTAGCTCTCCGCTGGCTTGGAAAACACGATGAAGCAAGACTTTATACCAAAAAAGCCGTGGAGGTTTTTGACAACAAGATAAAGACAAATCCCGATAATGCTCGGTTCTGGTACAATAAGGGAATTGCCCTGAGAGACCTGGAAAAATACGAAGAGGCACTTCAAGCTTTTGAGAGAGCTATCGATATCAATCCAAGTTTTACAAAAGCCTGGATTGGTAAAGGCATCGTATACGACAGGATTAAGAAACACCAGAAGGCAATGGAGGCCTATGAGAAAGCAGTTGATATAAACCCGATGTATTCTGATCTCCTTTGAGTAGCCAGACCTCAGTTTTTTCCATGTAAATCAAAGACCCAGAGCTAGAAGAAGCCGTTAGTCGAAAACTCCTTTCCAGAATTCTCAGGACTGACGGCCAAAAGTTTTCTTTTCTCCTGACATATTTGCACTATGTCGCCTCGTAACTATATAATCATAAATATTTAAATGTTGTTTGCTAAAAAAACATTTTATGCGGAGATATTATTTGTTCAGAACCAATTTTTCATATAATTAATTATAAATAAATTTAATAATTATTATAGTTTGTAAACTAAAGGGAACAGTCAAGTCTACTAGAGTTAGATATATTTTAGGTTCAAATGCCGCTGTAAAGATATGTTAACCTTTGTAAACTTGACTTAATCACTTGAAAACACTTGACTTAATCGCTTGGAGACATATCTATATGAAAGATAATTTACTTGAAAAAGGCGCAATTGTTCAAAGAGACCGTGAAACTTACACAATAGCTCCCCACATTCCAGGAGGTGTTGTAGATCCTGCAACTCTCAGGAAGATTGCTGATGCTGCTGAAAAATATGGAGCAGCTGCTCTTAAAATAACTTCTGCCCAGAGAATTGCAATTGTGGGCTTGAAAGAAGAAGATCTTGATAACATATGGGCTGATCTTGGAATCAAACCAGGGGCGGCTGTAGGACTATGTGTAAGGAGCATAAAGATTTGTCCCGGTACAACTTTTTGTAAGCAGGCAAAGCAAGATTCTCTGGGGCTTGGTCTGAAGCTCGATGAGAAATATCACGGAATGCCTATGCCTTCCAAACTAAAGATAGGCGTCTCAGGATGCCCAAACTCCTGCTCTGAATCAGCTATTAAAGACATTGGGGTAATTGGCACTTCCAAAGGATACACCCTGATGGTGGGAGGTGCCGTGGCTGCATCTCCAAGACTTGGTGACGTTGTAGCAAAGGAATTATCTGAAGAAGAAGTCCTTGAGGCCATTGATAGGATAATTGATTATTACAAAAATTCAGGTACTAAAAAGAGACTTGGAAAATACATTGACGACGTTGGTCTTGAGAATTTCAAAGCTCAAGTCGGGCTATAAGATCCTGGTGCAAAAATTGGCAAAGCCGGCTGTCTCAAAACTCGACTCATTCCTACAATTGGGCAATTTATATTGTTGACTTTAAATGTAAGCCGGAAATTATTCTGGAATTAAGGTACACACTTGCTTTAAAATCTAATTTTTTAACCCATTTGTAGAATCAAATGTTATTTTGAGACAACCTGAAAAATATAATTTTTCATTACAATTCCTTAAATTTGAGCCTTCGATGGCAATTCACTGGTTAGTTTCTTGACGGCTTCAAGAACCGAAATAAGTACAACCTTCTTGCCCAAGATAATGATGGAGTTAAAGGGTAAAAAAGTAAGGTGAAAGTATTTTCATTTGTCTGTTCATGTTATTCGAGAAATTTCATGTGCTTTTTTAATGTTTTTATCTTAGATGTTTTTCAGAGTACAGAGCAACTGTTTTTGAGACAACCTGACAAAGTAATTATTTAATGCTTAACCCGATGAAGCATGGGCTCAACTTTCCAAACTCAATGGATCGAGAAGTGGCCTGCAAACTACAGTTCAAGTATTGAAAATTTCCAGGTAAAGTTAGGATAAAATCAAAAATTCCTAAAACCAAAAGCTATTATATAAATAGCCACAAACCTTAACTGTTGTTTTTATCTAATTTTAGTTTCTTAACAATTATTTTTTTGCTCAGCCAGTAAAGGTGGAACTATGCCTCATATAATGGAATTACTTGGAAAAACAAGAGTCGTCGTAAAAGATGGAAAGGTTATCGAAGTAGGAGAGCCTGAAGTCGAATGGTGCCCCCTCTTTGCCAAAATCCGCGGAATTAAGAAGATCACCCCTGAAGAAGTCAAGAAGAACATGGAATTCAGGATCAATGACTTTGGAATGTTCACCGACAAACGCCTACTGGAACTCGAGGATTTTGTTGGGTTTGGAGCATCGGAAGTTATGATGACAGGCCTGAGTAGGGGTTTACTCGACACAACAGTAACAGCTTGTGAAGGTGCAGGCACTGTAATTTCCAATAACCCTATTCTCGTTCAGGGCATGGGCGGCAGGATGTCCGGTCTGGTCGAAACCGAACCAATCGATGCCATCATAAACGGCATTCAGGAACGTGGCGGAATTGTGCTTGACCCTTCAACTGCAAAAATGGACCCTGTTGCAGGTATTAAAAAGGCAGCAGAACTCGGGTACAAAAAAATTGCAGTAACCGCAGCTTTCGCAGAAACCGCAAAAGAGTTACGGAAACTTGAAGCCGAACTCGGGCTTGATTTGATAGTAATTGGCGTACATGTCACAGGCTTAAACAGGGAAGAAGCTCAGAGCCTGGTGGAAAATTCAGACATTGTGACCAGTTGCGCTTCAAAGCCTATCAGAGACCTCGTAAAGCCTCTTGCTCAGGTGGGAACTGCAGTTCCACTTTTTGCTCTTACCCAGAAAGGAAAGGAACTTGTGATCGAAAGGGCAAAGGATATCAAAAGCCCGATTCTGATCAATACTATGGCTCTACCTGTGCTTCCTGATCACAAACAGCCAAAAGAACTGAAGTAAAAATGGCTTTATAGAGTCATTATTTTTTTCTTTTTTGAAAAGTCAATGTTCTTTTTAAATCAGGCTTTTTAACTTGACGTTGTCAGATTAGACAGTTATTTCAATCGCTGTTATCGATTTCACTATGAACGATATATTTGACCCACGAGATCTACTGATGGCGTTTTACCTGTTAATGTGATATAGTCAAGTTAACTAAGGTTTAAAAAATTAAATTCTTGTTCTGATTACTGGCAAGTATCAAATTTAGACAGGAAAAATTAACGACAGTGAAAATAGTGAAAGTTTTAATAAGCCGGAAATAAAAACAAAAAACAAACACAACAGGGCAAAAATATTTAAAATTAACTATGTTTGGGTGGAAATTTGGGTGGAAATTTGGGTGAAAATAGGCTGTAATATATACAAAAATGGGTTAATGTGACAATGTCACGTTATTTCTCTAACCATAATATACTGTTGAGTTAAATATAGAGCGATCTGAGGGGTATTTATAAACTCCATAAATTTTATATGGATTAACTGCTAAAATTAAATGGTAATGAATGCGACTGATTTCTCGAACTAACTAAATTATCCACGAGTGGAACAAAAAGATTTTATTTAGTTACTTTTATTCTTTAATTGTTCGCGCTTACGCAGAGTATAGAGATAGTACAGAATATTGAGTATAATGATAGTTTGATACTCTTTGTGAAAAGTCTTCATAAGAACTCATTAGAATAAACAGGGGTATTTAATGAGCTCAGTTAAGAAAAATAATTTGATTGTCGGATCTTTTATTCTCCTTGCATTGATGTTATATTTCGTTTCAGGTTTTTTATCTGTAGCAGGAGCTATTATGGGTAATGAACTGATTGCAGAAGACAATGAGAGGAATGAAGTTTATGAAAAAACTGAAGCCGCTCCTGATTCTTATGAGAAAATGGCACAGCGCCCATCTTCTATAGAAGGTCTAATTGATGAGGGAAATGCATTATACTTTACAAAAAAATATTCATTATCTATAAACTGCTATAATGATGCACTTAAGATCGATCCTAATTCCTCATTGGCCTGGTATGGAAAAGGACGTTCTCTGGTCGGACTGGGAAAGAATGATCAGGCAGTCAGCTGTTATGAGAAGGCCCTTTCGACTTTTCCGGCCTCTTCCGAAAACTGGTATGATAAGGGTAACAAGCAGCTTGAGCTAGAGAAATATATTGAGGCTATCAACTGCTATGACAAAAGCTTTGCTGCCAATACTTATCTCTCCACAGTGTGGTATCGAAAAGCTCTTGCTTCTGGGCAGTTGGGGCTTAATCAGGAAGCTCTGAACTCTTATGACAAATCTATCGAACTGAATTCCAATTCTTCCAGCTCTATGCAGATGCAGGGAATGGCTTACCTCGGCCTTGAAAAGTATCCTGAGGCAATTGAATGCTTTGACAGTGCTCTTAGTATCACTCCTGACAATGCTGAACTCTGGTATCAAAAAGGAGTGGTTCTCGATAAGTCCGGTGATTACGAAACTGCAATAGGCTGTTATGACAAAGCAATTTCTTTTAATCCGGATATGATAAACGCCTGGAATAATAAAGGTGTTAACCTTGAAAAGATGGGAATTTATGATGAGGCGCTTACTTGCTACGAGTTTGTTCTTCTTTCAGAGCCTGAAAATCTTGATGTTTTACAGAGAAAGGGTGTATGCCTTGAAAGGCTTGGGAGAAATGAAGAAGCTCTTCAATGTTATGACGAGGTTCTGGTCTACAATCCTGGCAATTCCGAGGCCTGGTATAGTAAAGGCTCTCTGCTTAATAAGACAGGTCAGTATGACGCTGCAATAGCATGCTATGATAAGGCGCTTAACCCGGACACAGGGATTCAGGTTGAAGAAATCGGAAGTGATTCACTCGAACAGCTAAGCGCTTATGAAGCTGCACTTCCGTCTTATCCCAAAAATCCTGAGTTTAAATCATCTACAGTTAAGATCTGGTACGAGAAAGCCCTATCTTTTGATAAGCTTGAAAAATACGAATCTGCAATTGACTGTTATGATAAGGTTCTTGAAACCGAGTCCGGACATGCTGTTGTCTGGTATATGAAAGGACTGGACCTGGAAAAGCTTGGCAGATATGAAGAGGCAATTGAATGCTATGAACGAGCCCTAAAACTGGGTTCCGGATATGCTAAAGTCTGGTATCAGAAAGGCTTAGACTCTTCAAAAATCAAAGAATACAACGATGCAGTAGAAAGTTATGATAAAGCTCTCGAGATTGACGAAAACTATACACTTGCCTGGGCTGGTAAGGCTTTTGCCCTGGCGAAACTTGGAGAATACGAAAGCTCTCTTACATGTTACAACAAAGTCCTTGGAGCCGTTCCCAGCAGTGCAGTTGCATGGTACAATAAAGGGCTTGCTCTTGATGAACTTGGAAAGCATGAAGAAGCTTCAGAATGCTATAACCAGACTCTCCTGATTGATCCCGAATATTCGGCTGCACGCTTCAAGTTGAACAAAAACATGGAACAGGACTCAACAGAAACTCCAGTATTGGAACACTTTAAAAACAATAGTGCAGATTCCAATCCTTCCCAGGTGCTTTCTGGAAGTTTCTGGGCTTATCTTCTGGACTATGAATACTCAAGTCCAGAAGACCTTGCCGAACCTTCCGAAGATCTGGACCTGTTTAGCCCAGAGGTCAGTTACGATGCTGCATGGTATGGAAAGGCCTCAATCTACAGTAAACTCGGAATGTACGACGATGCACTTACTTCTTATGATATGGTACTTGCAATTAATCCTGCACGCGCCGAGGCCTGGTATGAAAAAGGCTCGATACTTGATAGGTTGGACAGAAGTGAGGAAGCTCTGGAATGCTACAGAAAAGCCCTGGAACTTGACCCTCAGTCAAGTACAGCCCTTTATGGGATAGCCTCTACTGTAGATGATCTTGGAAAGCTTGAAGAAGCAGTCAGTTACTATGACCAGTTGCTTGCTCTAAACTCCAGCAACTCGGATGCCCTACTTGGAAAAGGTCTTGCCCTCTCGAACCTGAGCAGGTATGACGAGGCAATTTCCTGTTACACCACACTTCTCAAATCTGAGCCTAAAAACCTTGAGGCTCTCAGAAGTCGGGCTCTTGCTCTGTCGAAATCCAATAAACCCAATGAAGCGCTCGCAGATTACGACAGAATAATTAAGCTTCAGCCTGAAAATTTCCAGGCCCTGGCTGAGAAAGCTTCTTTACTTGAGGCACTTGGCAGGTATCAGGAAACTGCTGCATGTTATGATAGAATGCTTGAAATCTCACCTGACAACAGGGAGATAATTTACAAACAGGGAAGAGCTCTGGAGAACAGCGGAGACTTTGAGGGGGCAGTAGGCTGTTACGACAGAATTCTTGCGCTGGATCCGGGAAATCTGAATGCATATAATAACAAAGGCTTTGCGCTCTACAAGCTGGAAAAATACCAGCAAGCTATTGACTGTTACAATAAAGCTCTGGAGTACAGTCCAGATAATGTTACAGCCTGGTATTTCCAGGGCTGCACTTATCTCACATTAAGCAGCAATAAAGCAGCCCTTAATTGTTTCAACAAAACAGTACAGCTTAAACCCGATTGTATCACAGCCTGGTATAACAAAGGATACATTCATAACATGATGGGAGAAACTGAAGAAGCAGTTTCATGTTATGACAATGTACTTGCAATTAACCCGAACTCACCTTCAGCCCTCTACAATAAGCGGTTTGCGCTTTATACTCTAAAGAAACTAGATGAGGCTGCTGTGTGCAAGTCAAAATTAGATGAAATCGACCCCGGTTTCGCGGAAGCTCTGCAGAAAAGAGGAACTAAGTTCTTCCTTCCTGAATATTACAATAGTGCTCTGAATTACTCCCTGCCTTCAAGATGGTATGGCGGAGAGGAAAACGTTTCAGGTAATGTAAGTACAAACACGACTGTGCCTCCTCAATCAGGAAAGATAACTGAACTCTCTAACAGCCCGGAAAATAATAGCAGCAATAATAATAGCAGCAATAGCAATAGCAGCAATAATAATAGCAACAATAATAATAGCAACAATAATAATAGCAACAATAATAATAGCAGCAATTATAATACGGAGCTTGATGATGGACAGGAAAGTGAAGATCCAGATTACTGGTATGTTCCTGAACCTGATGAGTGAAGAGAAAATAGCAGTGAAGAATGAAGTATTACAGAACCCGGCTAAAATTCGAATTCCGAAAAATTGAAAATCAGAAACCTTTTCCGGTATGCATCTAAATGCACACCGGTGCAATTTGTATTTATTGTTTTTTATGCTACTGCCCTGCTTTATTAACTTTTTTCTGGCTTACTGACTCTGCAACTTTTGCAAATAAAATTTTTTTATCCTGAAAGTTTTAAGCTTTATGCTACCCTAACCTAAGTATCCATGACAGACAATTCCAATGAGATCGAGGCAAAGCCTCAGGCTTATGCTCATACCTCGAGAGAAAACAAGCATACTCTGGAAGGTTATATCGAAAACCCGGATAACCCCGGTTCCGACCCCTCTTCTTTAAAGCTTGAAATTCCATATAATGTAGTCATAGTTCGGTATGGCGAACTTGCTCTTAAAAGCACAGGAGTTCGGAACTGGTATGAAAAGATTCTGATGAAGAATATTGCGGCAATGCTGGATTCTCGAGATATTCCATATTCCCAGATACGTCGGGAATGGGGCCGAATATTTATCGAGACTACGGATTTCCGTGCAGCTGCAGCAGCTGCTGACGTTTTTGGGATTGTCTCTACTTCCCCTGCATTGACGACTGAACCTACCCTCGAGAATGCAGCCAGTATATGTGCTACCCTGGCTAAGGACCTGATTTTAGAAGGCGAATCTTTTGCCGTCAGGGCCAGAAGAAGTGGGAACCATCCTTTTTCTTCAGTGGACATAGGCAAAACCTGCGGAGATGCCGTATGGAGTGCTCTGGAAAAAAAAGGAAGGCACCCTAGAGTTGACCTGAGCTCTCCTGATAAGGAAGTTTTCGTCGAAATGCGGCAAAATCTCGCTTACGTCTATCTGAAAACATTCAAAGGCGTAGGGGGTCTTCCTCTCGGCACGCAGGGAAGTATGGTCGTTTTAATGTCCGGCGGGCTTGACTCTCCGGTTGCAGCCTGGCTTATGATGAAGCGCGGAGTTACGATTATTCCGGTATACTGCAATACTTCACCCTATGCCGAGAATGCCGCAAGAGAACGCGCTTTTGAATGTATTCGTCAACTACAGAAGTGGGCTCCAGGGCATCAGTTTAAGACTTATGAGCTCCCTCACGGCCCCAATCTTCGGACCTTTATCGACATCTGCAACCGAAAAAATACCTGTCTTCTCTGCAAACGCATGATGTACCGAGAAGCCTATGAGGTTATGAAAAAAGAAGGTGCAAGCGGAATTATCACTGGTTCTTCCCTGGGACAGGTAGCTTCCCAGACGGCTGCCAATATGTATGCTGAAATCTATCAGCTTGCTATCCCGATTTATCATCCCTTAATCGCCTTTGATAAAACAGAGATAATAGACATCGCCCGCAAAATCGGAACCTATGATATTTCCAGTCAACCCGCAGGCAGTTGCACTGCTGTGCCTGAACGGCCTGAAATAGGAGCAAACTACGACCTTGCCGTAACTGAAGAACAAAAAATGGATATCGAAACTATGGTTTTCAATGCTATGAAAGCAGCAAAAGTCCTTAAGCTCTGAAAAAAGTGATGATTCTTTCAATTAATTCTTAACACTTTCAATTTATTTTTAACACTTTCAATTTATTTTTAATAATTTTAATTAACATTTAATACTTTTAATTAATTTTTAACATTTTCAACTAATTTTTAACATTTTCAACTAATTTTTAATATTTTCAATTAATTTTTTATAACATTAACTTGAGCTCTAAAAGCTCTCTGATTTTTTCTTTTTTGACCGGCTTTTCAGAAGAGCGGTCTCTATATTTTTACACAGGTCTTCTTCTTTGAAAGGTTTCGAAATATATCCTTCGGGGTCTGTTAGCTTTGCTCGTTCGAGGGTCTCAAAATCAGTACAGGCAGTAAGGTAAATTATGGGTATGCCAAAGCGTGATTTAATAATCCGTGCCGCTTCAATTCCATCCATATCTCCTTTTAACATAATATCCATCAAAACGATATCAACGTTTGTAAGCTCAGCTTCTCTTATTGCTTCTTTCCCTGAACCCACAGCACTCGGAACAGCATACCCTAAATTTTTTAGTCGGTTTCTAATGTTCAGGGCCACAATAGTCTGGTCTTCAACAACCAGAATTTTTGTTTTGTCCATTTTTGTCATCCGTCTTTTGTATTTTTTGAATTGTTTTTCTATTTTTTGTTCATTTACTATTTTTTAACATTTCTAAAATCGCGCTTCTCTATAACTACATGTTCAAAGTCACGCATCTCTAGAACTGCACCCGATTATCTCGATTTTCCCCTTTAACGAAATAACTGCAGCCTATAAGCTAGATAAGTTGCAGAGTAATAGAACTCCCAATCTTCTTATTCTCAGGTTTACGTATGACCACCAAAAATTATACATTTATTATAAACTCTTTTTTTATTAATGTTGCTGTTGCCCGCAAGCCTTTCAAAAACTGCTTGAGCGCAAGCCTTTACAAAAAATCTTAAGCAAAAACTCCAGCAACAATATGTTCGGCGCGATCAACTGGAGTAGCGGTTGTGTCACACCCATTTTCAAAAAAAAGCTTGACTGCAAACCTTTTGTAAAACTATTTGATAGTAAAACTATTTGATAGAAAACAAGACAGCGTTTGAATTTGAAGAACTTATCCTCTAACCCTAGCGTGATAACAACCCTTTTCAAAAAAAGCTTGAGCGAAAACCCCAATAACCGTTTGAGTTTGATAACCTTATCCCCAAACCCTATCGGCGTGATCAACCGGCGCAACGGTTGCAAGTAAACGGTTTTGGAGGTTTGCCCGAGAGTGTCTGCCCTCGAGCAATATTCAGCATGAAAATACTGCCATCCACAAGCACTTTCATTGTTTGTGCATGTTATTCAAAGAATATCATTTTCTTTTAGTAAGGTTTTAGTAAGGTACTACATGGTTTTTACAGGATTTTGAGAAGTTTATACATTTACATGATTTTTAGTGTTTTACACATTACATGTTTTTGGAGATTTGCTCGAGAGTATCTACCCTCGAGCGATATTTGATAGATATTGAAAACCAGATTGTGTTTTTAAAATTTTATTTTTAAGGCTGCCAATTTTCATTCTTCGTCAATTGCACTGACGTACCTGGGAAACAGGAGCATGTAATTTTCCTGATAAGATTTCCCATCTTCATTAATATCAAGAGTCCATATTATCTCAGGTGTTCTTGCTATTGATTTTTGTTGAATCGTCTAATACCTCCGAACTCAATTTCATTTTAGAATTTGCTCGTTTTCAATTTTGGTGCACGTCTCCAGGAAATGTTCATTCCCGAGACGAGCACCAGCTTATTGCATGTCTGTTTGCACATAGAGGATTGAATTTTCCCACCTCTAACTAAACTCGAAAACTAAGTAAGGATATGGATTTGGGTAATGGATCTTAGCTTCAGAGATAATGTAAATATAAAAATAGAAATAATAGAAATATTACATTCATTTTACAGTTTGTGGATAAGGATCTCAAACTCAAATGGTCAGGGTTTTCGGTCAAGCCTTTTATGAACAGAATTGTGATCACGCCGACCACGTTGTTGCTGGAGTTTTTGGTCAAGCCTTTTTTGAAAAGGGTTGCAGGCAAGACATTTTTTAAAAGGGTTTTCGGTCAAGCCTTTTTTGAAAAGGGTTGCGGGCAAGACATTTTTGAAAAGGGTTGCAGGCAAGACATTTTTTAAAAGGGTTTTCGGTCAAGCCTTTTTTGAAAAGGGTTGCGGGCAAGACATTTTTGAAAAGGGTTGCGGGCAAGACATTTTTGAAATGGCTTGAAACTTCTCATTTCTGGTCAAAAATTCTGTTTTTACGGTCTTTTGTTAAGGCTGCCTTCTTTTTCTCTACCCGCTCAAGAAGAGCTTTGCCAAGGTTCGAATACTCTTTTTTCACAGTTTTTTCTTTTTTCACGGTTTTTTGGGTGAAAATAGCCTCTTCTTCTTTTTTTCCAAAGAGGCCTGAAAATTGATCAAAAAGCAGAATTGAAGTTTCAAGCAGTTTTTTCTGTCCTGAAAGGTTGCCAGGAGAAAGCTCACCTGCGCGTGTAAGAAGCCCTGAAAACTGTTTAAAGATCTCAAGCAGTTCCTGGTTTTCAGCTTGCTCCCTTACCTCATCTGTCATTTTTGAGAAGTATCGCTCACTTTCAGATTTTGCTATACCAGGCCGGTCGCTGAAAAGGATGAATAAAAGCGCTTGATAAAAGGGATAATAGAATTCTGGAATATGAAAGCCAACAGAGGCTTCGGATGCTTCCTTAAAGTAATTGACGGCTTCTTTCAGCCCATAAATATAAGTAGCTTCATTTTCTGCCCTTAGCGCCCTCCAGAGAGAAGCTCTTCCAAGCGAGCGGAAAGCATACCTTCGGACATAAACGTAAGGATTGTCAGTAAGCGCCTGCAGGTCTCTCCAGGCCTGGGTTTTATCAGGCATGTAGAAAAAAGCAGGTCCAAGAGTCTGTGTTGCTGTCCTTTGCACAAAACTGTCGCTGTGGTCGGAAAAACTTAACAGGTCTTTCCAGGCTTTTTCCTTATCTTGCACCTCTACATAGCCTGAAGATAGGGCAAGAACCGCTCCTTTCCGGACTTCGCGGTCTTCAGATGATGCAAGTCTTACAAGTTCGTTCCAGGCTGCCTGCTTATCTTCACAATAGGCAAAAGCGGCAGCAAGAAGTTCTGCAGCTCTCCTCCGGAGCCGGACATCCTGGCTTTCAGCAAGCTTTACAAGGTCGAAAAAAACTGTGGACTTTTCCTCAACCGCTGGAAAAACCTCTGAAAGCAGGTCTGCAGCATCCCTTCTGGTGTCTGTCTCCTCTTCCCCGGTCAGTTTAAGCAGTCCGTTCCAGATATCCTGTGTTTTGCCGGTTCGGGAGTAGGCTGCAAGCAGGGATTCTATTGCGCCTCTTCGCATCTGAGGATCCGGATCCGA
Coding sequences within:
- a CDS encoding methanogenesis marker 8 protein, with protein sequence MPHIMELLGKTRVVVKDGKVIEVGEPEVEWCPLFAKIRGIKKITPEEVKKNMEFRINDFGMFTDKRLLELEDFVGFGASEVMMTGLSRGLLDTTVTACEGAGTVISNNPILVQGMGGRMSGLVETEPIDAIINGIQERGGIVLDPSTAKMDPVAGIKKAAELGYKKIAVTAAFAETAKELRKLEAELGLDLIVIGVHVTGLNREEAQSLVENSDIVTSCASKPIRDLVKPLAQVGTAVPLFALTQKGKELVIERAKDIKSPILINTMALPVLPDHKQPKELK
- the thiI gene encoding tRNA uracil 4-sulfurtransferase ThiI encodes the protein MTDNSNEIEAKPQAYAHTSRENKHTLEGYIENPDNPGSDPSSLKLEIPYNVVIVRYGELALKSTGVRNWYEKILMKNIAAMLDSRDIPYSQIRREWGRIFIETTDFRAAAAAADVFGIVSTSPALTTEPTLENAASICATLAKDLILEGESFAVRARRSGNHPFSSVDIGKTCGDAVWSALEKKGRHPRVDLSSPDKEVFVEMRQNLAYVYLKTFKGVGGLPLGTQGSMVVLMSGGLDSPVAAWLMMKRGVTIIPVYCNTSPYAENAARERAFECIRQLQKWAPGHQFKTYELPHGPNLRTFIDICNRKNTCLLCKRMMYREAYEVMKKEGASGIITGSSLGQVASQTAANMYAEIYQLAIPIYHPLIAFDKTEIIDIARKIGTYDISSQPAGSCTAVPERPEIGANYDLAVTEEQKMDIETMVFNAMKAAKVLKL
- a CDS encoding nitrite/sulfite reductase domain-containing protein: MKDNLLEKGAIVQRDRETYTIAPHIPGGVVDPATLRKIADAAEKYGAAALKITSAQRIAIVGLKEEDLDNIWADLGIKPGAAVGLCVRSIKICPGTTFCKQAKQDSLGLGLKLDEKYHGMPMPSKLKIGVSGCPNSCSESAIKDIGVIGTSKGYTLMVGGAVAASPRLGDVVAKELSEEEVLEAIDRIIDYYKNSGTKKRLGKYIDDVGLENFKAQVGL
- a CDS encoding response regulator — its product is MDKTKILVVEDQTIVALNIRNRLKNLGYAVPSAVGSGKEAIREAELTNVDIVLMDIMLKGDMDGIEAARIIKSRFGIPIIYLTACTDFETLERAKLTDPEGYISKPFKEEDLCKNIETALLKSRSKKKKSESF
- a CDS encoding tetratricopeptide repeat protein, translating into MTLNEWYNTGVALHELRRFTEALDAYNKALEISPDNAKILFSKGMVLKSLFRYDEALDALNKSLQINPTDAKTWCSKGELLVGLMQYKEAMDAYYQATYLAPEDPEVWYRRGMALREMKAYEEAMDDFEKAICLYEKNYNLGSMSASEWCKKGMGLCKIKSYEEAISAFNRALELNPANGKALYNKGVALRWLGKHDEARLYTKKAVEVFDNKIKTNPDNARFWYNKGIALRDLEKYEEALQAFERAIDINPSFTKAWIGKGIVYDRIKKHQKAMEAYEKAVDINPMYSDLL
- a CDS encoding tetratricopeptide repeat protein — its product is MSSVKKNNLIVGSFILLALMLYFVSGFLSVAGAIMGNELIAEDNERNEVYEKTEAAPDSYEKMAQRPSSIEGLIDEGNALYFTKKYSLSINCYNDALKIDPNSSLAWYGKGRSLVGLGKNDQAVSCYEKALSTFPASSENWYDKGNKQLELEKYIEAINCYDKSFAANTYLSTVWYRKALASGQLGLNQEALNSYDKSIELNSNSSSSMQMQGMAYLGLEKYPEAIECFDSALSITPDNAELWYQKGVVLDKSGDYETAIGCYDKAISFNPDMINAWNNKGVNLEKMGIYDEALTCYEFVLLSEPENLDVLQRKGVCLERLGRNEEALQCYDEVLVYNPGNSEAWYSKGSLLNKTGQYDAAIACYDKALNPDTGIQVEEIGSDSLEQLSAYEAALPSYPKNPEFKSSTVKIWYEKALSFDKLEKYESAIDCYDKVLETESGHAVVWYMKGLDLEKLGRYEEAIECYERALKLGSGYAKVWYQKGLDSSKIKEYNDAVESYDKALEIDENYTLAWAGKAFALAKLGEYESSLTCYNKVLGAVPSSAVAWYNKGLALDELGKHEEASECYNQTLLIDPEYSAARFKLNKNMEQDSTETPVLEHFKNNSADSNPSQVLSGSFWAYLLDYEYSSPEDLAEPSEDLDLFSPEVSYDAAWYGKASIYSKLGMYDDALTSYDMVLAINPARAEAWYEKGSILDRLDRSEEALECYRKALELDPQSSTALYGIASTVDDLGKLEEAVSYYDQLLALNSSNSDALLGKGLALSNLSRYDEAISCYTTLLKSEPKNLEALRSRALALSKSNKPNEALADYDRIIKLQPENFQALAEKASLLEALGRYQETAACYDRMLEISPDNREIIYKQGRALENSGDFEGAVGCYDRILALDPGNLNAYNNKGFALYKLEKYQQAIDCYNKALEYSPDNVTAWYFQGCTYLTLSSNKAALNCFNKTVQLKPDCITAWYNKGYIHNMMGETEEAVSCYDNVLAINPNSPSALYNKRFALYTLKKLDEAAVCKSKLDEIDPGFAEALQKRGTKFFLPEYYNSALNYSLPSRWYGGEENVSGNVSTNTTVPPQSGKITELSNSPENNSSNNNSSNSNSSNNNSNNNNSNNNNSNNNNSSNYNTELDDGQESEDPDYWYVPEPDE